The following are encoded in a window of Arthrobacter sp. OAP107 genomic DNA:
- a CDS encoding low specificity L-threonine aldolase, whose amino-acid sequence MTTTVETAASGTLSRLHDASVRGFASDNYSGVHPEVLAALAAANEGHQVSYGEDAYTARLQELMEEHFGPGIECFPVFNGTGANVLSLQSLLPRWGAVVCASTAHINMDENGAPERVGGIKLLQVPTPDGKLTPELIDREAWGWGDEHRAQPLAVSITQTTELGTCYTADEVRAIAEHVHAKGMKLHMDGARLANAAAHLGVPLRAFTRDAGVDILSFGGTKNGLLFGEVVVALNPDAAQGLLFLRKMNMQLASKMRFMSAQFIALLEGDLWLRSAGHANAMAARLRAAVDGIDGVEPTQKTESNGVFAVLPEGVADRLRESFRFYDWNEATREVRWMCSFDTSEEDVDAFVAAIKAEVARHGSGQ is encoded by the coding sequence ATGACAACAACAGTTGAAACTGCCGCCAGCGGCACCCTGTCCAGGCTGCACGACGCCTCGGTGCGCGGCTTTGCCTCGGACAACTACTCGGGGGTGCATCCCGAGGTGCTGGCTGCGCTGGCCGCCGCCAACGAGGGGCACCAGGTTTCCTACGGCGAAGATGCCTACACGGCCCGCCTGCAGGAGCTGATGGAGGAACACTTCGGGCCGGGCATCGAGTGCTTCCCGGTGTTCAACGGCACGGGTGCCAACGTGCTGTCCCTGCAGTCGCTCCTCCCGCGCTGGGGTGCCGTGGTCTGCGCGTCGACGGCGCACATCAACATGGACGAGAACGGGGCACCGGAACGCGTCGGCGGCATCAAGCTGCTGCAGGTTCCCACGCCGGACGGCAAGCTGACACCGGAGCTCATTGACCGTGAGGCGTGGGGCTGGGGCGACGAGCACCGGGCCCAGCCGCTGGCCGTCTCCATCACCCAGACCACCGAACTGGGCACCTGCTACACGGCGGATGAAGTCCGGGCAATCGCCGAGCACGTCCATGCCAAGGGCATGAAGCTGCACATGGACGGCGCGCGGCTGGCCAACGCGGCGGCGCACCTGGGCGTTCCCCTCCGGGCCTTCACGCGCGACGCCGGCGTGGACATCCTGTCCTTCGGCGGAACCAAGAACGGGCTCCTGTTCGGCGAGGTGGTGGTGGCGTTGAACCCGGACGCTGCCCAGGGGCTGCTTTTCCTGCGAAAGATGAACATGCAGCTCGCCTCCAAGATGCGGTTCATGTCCGCCCAGTTCATCGCCCTGCTCGAGGGTGACCTGTGGCTCCGTTCGGCCGGCCACGCCAACGCCATGGCCGCGAGGCTGCGGGCCGCGGTGGACGGGATTGACGGAGTGGAGCCCACGCAGAAAACGGAATCCAACGGCGTCTTTGCGGTTTTGCCCGAGGGGGTGGCGGACAGGCTCCGGGAGTCCTTCCGCTTCTACGACTGGAACGAGGCCACCCGCGAGGTCCGCTGGATGTGCTCCTTCGACACCAGCGAGGAGGACGTCGATGCCTTCGTGGCGGCCATCAAGGCCGAAGTCGCCAGGCACGGGTCTGGCCAGTAA
- a CDS encoding SDR family oxidoreductase: MTDPSVAGTGLSDDRPLRVLVTGGSGPSGIAAARALLQAGFAVYSVGSDKARIEAAAETAGGAIPLVCDLGDLAAVRGLQQELARTAGRIDGVIHLVGGWRGAEGITSQTDEDWDFLERSAVTTLRNVTRVFYDDLAASPCGRFAMVSSTAVDSPAAGVANYVAAKAAAEAWTMAVAEGFRRESQAPTSRADGAQHSAAVVLVVKALVDAGMRSKQPERKFPGYTDVEQLAAAAVGLFSRPAADLNGQRLMLAPEPASAATAQSAASTHSAPTT; the protein is encoded by the coding sequence ATGACAGACCCCAGCGTGGCCGGCACCGGCCTGAGTGATGACCGCCCACTGCGCGTGCTGGTTACGGGCGGCAGCGGACCGTCGGGCATCGCGGCCGCCCGTGCCCTGCTGCAGGCCGGCTTTGCCGTCTACAGCGTCGGTTCGGACAAGGCACGCATCGAGGCTGCTGCGGAAACGGCGGGCGGCGCCATCCCGCTCGTTTGCGACCTCGGCGACCTGGCCGCCGTGCGTGGACTGCAGCAGGAGCTCGCGCGCACGGCCGGAAGGATCGACGGCGTGATCCACCTGGTGGGCGGATGGCGCGGCGCGGAGGGCATCACCAGCCAGACCGACGAGGACTGGGATTTCCTTGAGCGCAGTGCCGTCACGACGCTCCGGAACGTGACCCGGGTCTTCTACGACGACCTCGCCGCCTCGCCCTGCGGACGGTTTGCCATGGTGTCCTCGACGGCGGTGGACAGTCCCGCCGCCGGCGTCGCCAACTACGTGGCGGCCAAAGCGGCCGCGGAAGCGTGGACCATGGCCGTGGCGGAGGGGTTCCGCCGTGAAAGCCAAGCCCCCACCAGCCGAGCCGACGGCGCCCAGCACAGCGCCGCCGTCGTCCTCGTGGTGAAGGCGCTGGTGGACGCAGGCATGCGCAGCAAGCAACCGGAACGGAAGTTCCCCGGCTACACCGACGTCGAGCAGCTGGCGGCGGCCGCCGTCGGACTCTTTAGCCGGCCGGCCGCGGACCTGAACGGGCAGCGGCTGATGCTGGCCCCGGAGCCCGCCAGCGCTGCAACCGCACAGAGTGCTGCAAGTACACACAGCGCACCAACTACCTAG
- a CDS encoding DUF3000 domain-containing protein encodes MVNALAQVPANFLYALGTLRKARCRSELRLDEIPAPARLAPFAVALGAEVIIPGGGKSSSTVDRSPVHGPAAMALARSAAAGSSAASTADDDDGEELATGRFILLHDPDGSAVWDGEFRIVTYIRAQLDAEMGNDEMLGSVAWTWLVEALETHNAPYRAAGGTATRVLSESFGTLVDRPASIDIELRASWTPAGADVQAHLEAWSDMVCTFAGLPPLPDGVSALPRRRRN; translated from the coding sequence ATTGTGAACGCACTTGCCCAGGTTCCCGCGAATTTCCTGTATGCGCTGGGAACGCTCCGCAAAGCACGCTGCCGCAGCGAGCTGCGCCTCGACGAGATCCCGGCGCCGGCCCGGCTGGCGCCGTTCGCCGTCGCCCTCGGCGCGGAGGTTATAATTCCGGGCGGCGGCAAGTCCAGCAGTACCGTGGACCGTTCACCGGTCCACGGTCCGGCGGCCATGGCGCTGGCCAGGTCGGCCGCCGCCGGAAGCTCCGCGGCCTCCACGGCAGACGATGACGACGGCGAGGAACTCGCCACCGGGCGCTTCATCCTGCTGCACGACCCCGACGGGTCCGCTGTGTGGGACGGCGAATTCCGGATCGTCACCTACATCCGCGCACAGCTGGATGCCGAGATGGGCAACGATGAAATGCTCGGCTCGGTAGCCTGGACCTGGCTCGTGGAAGCACTGGAAACCCACAACGCCCCCTATCGCGCGGCCGGCGGCACGGCCACCCGTGTGCTGTCCGAAAGCTTCGGAACGCTGGTGGACCGGCCGGCCTCGATCGACATTGAACTCCGTGCCTCATGGACTCCCGCCGGCGCCGACGTCCAGGCCCACCTCGAGGCGTGGTCGGACATGGTGTGCACCTTCGCCGGCCTTCCGCCGCTGCCCGACGGCGTCTCCGCACTTCCTCGCCGGCGCCGCAACTAG
- the efeO gene encoding iron uptake system protein EfeO, with product MPGLTSPKTRRTAGARLAVVAATAVLPLALASCTDNANANATGATDGPIQVTSTDTECKVSAAVAPSGNLTFAVKNDGAEVTEFYVLAEDGLRIVAEVENIGPGITRNLVLTAPAGKYTTACKPGMQGDGIRADFTVKDSGKQATADADHQKLVDTGVTQYTAYVKDQTEQLVAGTREFAAAYAAGDAAKAKSLYAATRMHWERIEPVAESFGDLDPKLDAREADLEPGQKWTGWHRAEKDLFPPAGYKALTAAERSAISKQLVADTGELSTRTRTVELSADKLGNGAKELLDEVARGKVTGEEEIWSHTDLWDFQANVDGARIAFENLKPALEQKDAALAKDLDAKFSALQAELKTHAKGDGFAYYNELSKDEVQQLSALVDALGEPLSKLTAAVVL from the coding sequence ATGCCAGGCTTGACCTCGCCCAAAACCCGCCGCACTGCCGGTGCCCGCCTCGCCGTCGTGGCAGCCACCGCAGTCCTCCCGCTGGCCCTCGCATCCTGCACCGACAACGCAAACGCCAACGCGACCGGCGCAACCGACGGACCCATCCAGGTGACCAGCACCGATACCGAGTGCAAAGTTTCCGCAGCCGTTGCCCCGAGCGGGAACCTGACCTTCGCCGTCAAGAACGACGGCGCCGAGGTCACCGAGTTTTACGTGCTCGCAGAAGACGGCCTGCGGATCGTGGCCGAGGTGGAGAACATCGGCCCCGGGATCACCCGCAACCTGGTGCTCACCGCGCCGGCCGGCAAGTACACCACCGCCTGCAAGCCGGGAATGCAGGGCGACGGCATTCGCGCCGACTTCACCGTCAAGGACTCCGGCAAGCAGGCCACCGCTGACGCCGACCACCAGAAGCTGGTGGACACCGGAGTCACCCAGTACACGGCCTACGTCAAGGACCAGACCGAGCAGCTGGTGGCCGGCACCAGGGAATTCGCCGCTGCCTACGCCGCCGGCGATGCCGCCAAGGCCAAGAGCCTGTACGCCGCCACGCGCATGCACTGGGAACGGATCGAACCCGTGGCCGAATCCTTCGGGGATCTCGATCCCAAGCTTGATGCCCGTGAGGCGGACCTGGAGCCGGGACAGAAGTGGACCGGGTGGCACCGTGCGGAGAAGGACCTGTTCCCGCCTGCCGGCTACAAGGCGCTGACCGCTGCCGAGCGCTCGGCAATCTCCAAGCAGCTGGTGGCCGACACCGGCGAACTCAGCACCCGCACCCGCACCGTGGAGCTCAGCGCGGACAAGCTGGGCAACGGCGCCAAGGAACTGCTGGATGAGGTGGCCCGTGGCAAGGTCACCGGCGAGGAGGAAATCTGGTCGCACACCGATCTCTGGGACTTCCAGGCCAACGTGGACGGCGCCCGGATCGCGTTCGAGAACCTCAAGCCCGCACTTGAGCAGAAGGACGCCGCGCTGGCCAAGGACCTCGACGCTAAATTCAGTGCCCTGCAGGCTGAGCTGAAGACACATGCCAAGGGCGACGGCTTCGCCTACTACAACGAGCTGAGCAAGGATGAGGTCCAGCAGCTCAGCGCCTTGGTGGATGCCCTCGGCGAGCCGCTGTCCAAGCTCACCGCGGCCGTGGTGCTGTGA
- the efeB gene encoding iron uptake transporter deferrochelatase/peroxidase subunit, which translates to MSGCPFGGGQQPPADAHSESSVASPETTDGVTRRLSRRGLLGLAGVGGAGAVAGIAAGLLGHDAIAAAAAPPAANDSVIPFFGDRQAGITTAAQDRLHMAAFDVTTEDRAALIELLKDWTAAAEAMTAGRTTGATGAVDGPYDAPPEDTGEALDLDAGRLTLTIGFGASLFEKDRKARFGLGGKRPDALIDLPHFPGDALEPARTGGDIVVQACADDPQVAVHAIRNLARIGFGKARVRWSQLGFGRTSSTSRTQQTPRNLFGFKDGTNNLKAEDTALLDEHVWAGAGSRAGEAWMAGGSYLVARRIRMHIEIWDRTSLREQEGLIGRTKGEGAPLSGGKEFTAPNFAIKGNDGEPLIGMDSHVRLAHADQNDGVRMLRRGYNYTDGSDGLGHLDAGLFFIAFVKDPRTHYVPMQMTMAKQDVLALEYLKHTGSGLFAVPPGVRQGGFIGEGLFA; encoded by the coding sequence GTGAGCGGCTGCCCCTTCGGCGGCGGCCAGCAGCCGCCAGCCGATGCGCACTCCGAGTCTTCCGTAGCGTCACCGGAGACGACCGACGGCGTCACTCGCCGCCTGTCCCGGCGCGGACTTCTCGGGCTGGCCGGCGTGGGCGGTGCGGGAGCGGTGGCGGGCATCGCCGCAGGCCTGCTCGGCCACGACGCCATCGCGGCCGCGGCAGCGCCGCCGGCCGCCAACGATTCCGTCATCCCCTTCTTCGGCGACCGGCAGGCCGGGATCACCACCGCTGCGCAGGACCGCCTCCACATGGCGGCATTCGACGTCACCACAGAAGACCGTGCGGCGCTGATCGAACTCCTCAAGGACTGGACCGCAGCCGCTGAGGCCATGACCGCCGGCCGCACCACCGGAGCCACCGGCGCCGTCGACGGCCCCTACGACGCCCCGCCGGAGGACACCGGCGAGGCTCTGGACCTGGACGCCGGACGGCTCACGCTCACGATTGGCTTCGGCGCCTCGCTGTTCGAGAAGGACCGCAAGGCCCGCTTCGGCCTTGGCGGAAAGCGTCCCGATGCCTTGATCGATCTGCCGCACTTCCCCGGTGATGCGCTGGAGCCGGCCCGGACGGGCGGCGACATCGTGGTGCAGGCCTGCGCCGACGATCCCCAGGTGGCCGTGCACGCCATCCGCAACCTGGCCCGCATCGGCTTCGGCAAGGCCCGCGTCCGCTGGTCCCAGCTGGGCTTCGGCCGGACGTCGTCGACGTCGCGCACGCAGCAGACCCCGCGCAACCTGTTCGGCTTCAAGGACGGGACCAACAACCTCAAGGCCGAGGACACCGCCCTGCTCGACGAGCACGTGTGGGCCGGCGCCGGATCCCGGGCAGGCGAGGCCTGGATGGCCGGCGGCAGCTACCTGGTGGCGCGGCGCATCCGGATGCATATCGAGATCTGGGACCGTACCTCACTCCGCGAACAGGAAGGCCTGATCGGCCGGACCAAAGGAGAAGGTGCACCGCTGTCCGGCGGCAAGGAGTTCACCGCCCCCAACTTCGCCATCAAGGGCAACGACGGCGAGCCGCTTATCGGCATGGACTCCCACGTCCGTCTGGCCCACGCGGACCAGAACGACGGCGTGCGGATGCTCCGCCGCGGGTACAACTACACCGACGGCTCGGACGGGCTGGGCCACCTCGACGCCGGGCTGTTCTTCATTGCCTTCGTCAAGGACCCGCGGACGCACTACGTGCCGATGCAAATGACCATGGCAAAGCAGGACGTCCTGGCCCTGGAATACCTCAAACACACGGGTTCCGGCCTCTTCGCCGTGCCGCCCGGGGTCAGGCAGGGCGGCTTCATCGGGGAGGGCCTCTTCGCCTGA
- a CDS encoding DUF6421 family protein yields the protein MTVTVHTAPARISAEHPEWQRLKAAAIALRQLQVQDGSIPDQTLHAAAQGHVEALVTATEALAPAFPHDSLYLDLVCRDFGRWARDGFGVPDFLDSLLAFQPQTDRENGLQHLVVFPMYTQNGSSSRLVEAVLIDVVWPDFIAGLEQGDYSNRLFVPIRFIDFTPGYDTNSAVLFPETVGVRATPRFTWGAIFADREAARFRRVLRAAADITSLELPAAAAELLEDQELTEKTFVMWDLIHDRTHMRGDLPFDPFMIKQRMPFFLYSLEELRCDLTAFRESVKIEKDETADPEARRHAKLVQYAVIFDRIFRFAITGSRVRNYDGLGGQLLFAWLHQHRVLHWTDSRLTIDWEHVAGVVVELGARIEELYWRSIDRPKTAHWLAAYELISGTVTPNPASVWAKGPDALPLDGPPRGLTDQVLDDEFPLSMFYEALEKKMRPVIESTAGITGSSDSALPVDGPAATAA from the coding sequence ATGACCGTAACCGTACACACAGCACCAGCCCGAATCTCCGCAGAACACCCGGAATGGCAGCGTCTCAAGGCCGCGGCTATTGCCCTGCGGCAGCTCCAGGTGCAGGACGGTTCGATTCCAGACCAGACCCTCCACGCGGCAGCGCAGGGCCACGTCGAAGCCCTTGTCACTGCCACCGAGGCGCTGGCACCGGCGTTCCCCCACGATTCCCTGTACCTGGATCTGGTGTGCCGCGACTTTGGCCGCTGGGCCAGGGACGGGTTCGGTGTGCCCGACTTCCTCGACTCCCTCCTGGCCTTCCAGCCGCAGACGGACCGCGAGAACGGCCTGCAGCACCTGGTGGTCTTCCCCATGTACACGCAGAACGGCAGCAGCAGCCGGCTCGTGGAGGCTGTCCTCATCGACGTGGTGTGGCCCGACTTCATTGCTGGCCTGGAACAGGGCGACTACTCGAACCGGCTGTTCGTGCCGATCCGGTTCATCGATTTCACTCCTGGCTACGACACCAACTCCGCAGTGCTGTTCCCCGAAACCGTGGGCGTGCGGGCGACGCCGCGGTTCACCTGGGGCGCCATCTTCGCGGACCGGGAAGCCGCACGCTTCCGCCGCGTCCTGCGGGCCGCCGCCGACATCACTTCGCTGGAACTGCCTGCAGCGGCTGCCGAACTCCTCGAGGACCAGGAGCTCACCGAAAAAACATTTGTCATGTGGGACCTGATCCACGACCGCACGCACATGCGCGGGGACCTGCCGTTCGATCCCTTCATGATCAAGCAGCGGATGCCGTTTTTCCTGTACTCCCTGGAGGAGCTGCGCTGCGACCTGACGGCCTTCCGGGAATCGGTGAAGATCGAAAAGGACGAGACCGCGGATCCGGAAGCCCGCCGGCACGCCAAGCTCGTGCAGTACGCCGTCATTTTCGACCGCATCTTCCGGTTCGCCATCACCGGCAGCCGGGTGCGCAACTACGACGGGCTCGGCGGCCAATTGCTGTTCGCGTGGCTGCACCAGCACCGCGTCCTCCACTGGACCGACAGCCGCCTGACCATCGACTGGGAGCACGTCGCCGGCGTCGTCGTGGAGCTGGGTGCCCGGATCGAGGAACTGTACTGGCGCTCCATCGACCGGCCCAAGACCGCCCACTGGCTGGCAGCGTATGAGCTGATCTCCGGCACCGTCACGCCGAACCCTGCTTCGGTGTGGGCCAAGGGGCCGGACGCCCTCCCCCTCGACGGGCCGCCGCGCGGGCTCACCGACCAGGTCCTGGACGACGAGTTCCCACTGTCCATGTTCTACGAGGCCCTCGAAAAGAAGATGCGCCCAGTCATCGAGTCCACCGCAGGCATTACCGGTTCCTCAGACTCTGCGCTGCCGGTGGACGGTCCGGCGGCGACGGCGGCATGA
- the efeU gene encoding iron uptake transporter permease EfeU, whose amino-acid sequence MTANFLIGLREGLEATLIVVLLMAYLTKSGRRALLPRLWAGVGIAVAVSVGFGALLTFGPRGLTFEAQEAIGGGLSIVAVGLVTWMVFWMARTARTLGSELRSRVDGVADGAAWGLVLVAALAVGREGLETALFLWAAAQASGESGTPLSGALLGLAVAAGLGYLLHRGVLKVNLSRFFTWTGVALVVIAGGVLAYGVHDLQEAGILPGLHSLAFDVSAAVPPSSWYGTLLKGTLNFSPATTWLEATAWVLYAVPVMFCYLRANFRRRLRPAAETPAATAAIAS is encoded by the coding sequence ATGACAGCCAACTTCCTCATCGGCCTCCGGGAGGGCCTCGAGGCGACGCTCATCGTGGTCCTGCTGATGGCCTACCTGACCAAGAGCGGCCGGCGTGCGTTGCTCCCCCGGTTGTGGGCCGGAGTTGGAATCGCTGTCGCCGTGTCCGTTGGTTTCGGCGCGCTGCTGACCTTCGGCCCGCGCGGCCTCACCTTCGAAGCGCAGGAGGCGATCGGTGGTGGCCTGTCCATCGTCGCCGTCGGGCTGGTCACCTGGATGGTCTTCTGGATGGCGCGCACCGCCCGCACGCTCGGCAGCGAACTGCGCTCCCGCGTTGACGGCGTGGCCGACGGCGCCGCCTGGGGCCTGGTGCTTGTCGCGGCCCTGGCCGTCGGCCGCGAAGGCCTGGAGACAGCACTCTTCCTGTGGGCCGCAGCCCAGGCCAGCGGCGAATCCGGCACCCCGCTGTCCGGCGCCCTCCTGGGCCTCGCCGTGGCAGCAGGGCTCGGGTACCTGCTGCACCGCGGCGTCCTGAAGGTCAACCTTTCCCGCTTCTTCACCTGGACGGGCGTGGCCCTGGTGGTCATCGCCGGCGGCGTCCTCGCCTACGGCGTCCATGACCTGCAGGAGGCCGGCATCCTGCCGGGGCTGCACAGCCTCGCCTTCGACGTCTCAGCCGCCGTCCCGCCGTCGTCCTGGTACGGCACCCTGCTGAAGGGGACCCTGAACTTCTCCCCCGCCACCACGTGGCTGGAGGCAACCGCCTGGGTCCTGTACGCCGTCCCCGTCATGTTCTGCTACCTCCGCGCCAACTTCCGCCGCCGGCTCCGGCCGGCGGCGGAAACCCCTGCCGCAACTGCCGCCATCGCTTCCTGA